The following coding sequences lie in one Glycine max cultivar Williams 82 chromosome 19, Glycine_max_v4.0, whole genome shotgun sequence genomic window:
- the LOC100799903 gene encoding epoxide hydrolase A: MEKIEHKTVRTNGINMHVASIGSGPVVLFLHGFPELWYTWRHQLLSLSAVGYRAIAPDLRGYGDTDAPPDASSYSALHIVADLVGLLDALGIERVFLVGHDWGASIAWHFCLLRPDRVKALVNMSVVFRPRNPNRKPIQSLRAIMGDDYYICRFQKPGEVEEEFARAGAARIIKTFIASRDPRPPCVPKEIGFGGSPDLRIDLPSWLTEEDVNYYASKFEQKGFTGGLNYYRAMDLTWELTAAWTGVQIKVPVKFIVGDLDITYNTPGVKEYIHNGGFKRDVPFLQELVVMEGVAHFINQERPQEISAHIYDFIKKF; the protein is encoded by the exons atggagaaaatAGAGCACAAAACGGTGAGGACGAATGGAATAAACATGCACGTGGCATCCATTGGGTCAGGCCCAGTTGTACTGTTCCTCCACGGCTTCCCGGAGCTTTGGTACACGTGGCGCCACCAGCTTCTGTCCCTCTCCGCCGTGGGCTACCGGGCCATCGCCCCCGACCTCCGCGGCTACGGCGACACCGACGCCCCGCCCGACGCTTCCTCGTACTCCGCCCTCCACATCGTCGCCGACCTCGTCGGGCTTCTCGACGCTTTGGGAATCGAGCGAGTTTTTCTGGTGGGCCATGACTGGGGAGCCTCCATAGCCTGGCATTTCTGCTTGCTGAGGCCCGATCGTGTGAAGGCCCTCGTCAACATGAGCGTCGTGTTCCGCCCCAGAAACCCTAATCGAAAGCCCATTCAGAGCCTCAGGGCCATCATGGGCGACGATTACTATATCTGCAGGTTCCag AAACCTGGGGAGGTTGAAGAAGAGTTTGCACGTGCTGGTGCTGCGAGAATTATAAAGACATTTATTGCATCTCGCGATCCACGACCACCTTGTGTGCCTAAGGAGATAGGATTTGGTGGTTCACCTGACCTTCGTATTGATCTACCTTCGTGGCTGACCGAAGAAGATGTCAATTATTATGCCAGCAAATTTGAACAGAAAGGTTTCACTGGCGGCCTAAACTACTATCGCGCTATGGACCT AACCTGGGAGCTCACAGCAGCATGGACTGGAGTACAGATTAAGGTACCAGTCAAGTTTATTGTGGGAGACCTTGACATTACATACAACACTCCAGGTGTTAAGGAGTATATACATAATGGTGGCTTTAAGAGAGACGTACCATTCTTGCAAGAATTGGTTGTGATGGAAGGAGTAGCTCACTTTATAAATCAGGAAAGGCCCCAAGAGATCAGCGCGCATATATACGACTTCATCAAGAAATTCTAA
- the LOC100500136 gene encoding uncharacterized protein LOC100500136 precursor, with translation MRSSIIFLCILVYLNVVAAELSAYDVLEKYDLPVGLLPKGATGYELNEKNGHFTAYLNGTCYFSIESYELKYKSTIKGVISKGKLSKLKGVSVKIEVLWLKIVELTRDGDDLQFSVGVASAGFSVDSFSESPQCGCGFACDNFNQNGDVSSL, from the coding sequence atgAGGTCTTCAATCATATTTCTTTGCATTCTGGTGTATCTGAACGTGGTAGCTGCGGAATTGTCAGCTTACGACGTTCTTGAGAAATACGATCTCCCAGTTGGGCTTCTTCCAAAAGGTGCCACAGGGTATGAATTAAACGAAAAAAACGGGCACTTCACAGCGTATTTGAATGGAACATGCTACTTCAGCATAGAGTCGTATGAGCTAAAGTACAAGTCCACCATCAAGGGAGTGATCTCCAAGGGCAAGTTGTCGAAGCTGAAAGGTGTTAGTGTGAAGATTGAAGTGTTGTGGCTCAAAATCGTGGAGCTAACTCGCGACGGCGATGACCTCCAATTCTCGGTGGGTGTTGCCTCTGCTGGCTTCAGCGTCGACAGCTTCTCCGAGAGCCCCCAGTGTGGCTGTGGATTCGCTTGCGACAATTTCAATCAAAATGGTGATGTTTCTTCTCTTTAG
- the LOC100800433 gene encoding RING-H2 finger protein ATL5 translates to MTTEPDVESKYAHNGKVMVGTAILLFILIIIIIFFHTYVRFCRRRRRFSHSLPTNSSAAASLDDPCLDPSIIKSLPTFTFSAATHRSLQDCAVCLSEFSDGDEGRVLPNCKHSFHAHCIDTWIGSHSTCPLCRTPVKPVTGSSDTEPGSVSVSEAGEGCSSSSLPPPIGCPRKPLGINIIVEIPEVERGSDSVTGDQGFRWSLKRFCNV, encoded by the coding sequence ATGACTACGGAACCAGACGTTGAATCCAAGTATGCCCACAACGGCAAGGTCATGGTGGGCACCGCCATTCTCCTCTTCATTCTCAtaataatcattattttcttccACACCTACGTCCGCTTCTGCCGCCGTCGCCGCCGCTTCTCTCATTCGCTTCCGACCAATTCCTCCGCCGCCGCCTCTCTCGACGACCCGTGCCTCGACCCTTCCATCATCAAGTCCCTTCCCACTTTTACTTTCTCCGCCGCCACCCACCGCTCTCTCCAGGACTGCGCCGTGTGCTTATCGGAGTTCTCCGACGGCGACGAGGGCCGCGTGCTCCCGAATTGTAAGCACTCTTTCCACGCTCATTGCATCGACACGTGGATCGGGTCGCACTCCACGTGTCCTCTCTGCCGAACCCCGGTCAAACCGGTCACGGGTTCTTCCGACACTGAACCGGGTTCGGTTTCGGTTTCCGAAGCGGGTGAGGGTTGCTCCTCTTCGTCTTTGCCTCCGCCAATTGGGTGCCCGAGAAAGCCGTTGGGTATAAATATAATCGTAGAGATTCCAGAGGTGGAAAGAGGGTCGGATTCTGTAACCGGAGATCAAGGGTTCAGATGGTCATTGAAGAGGTTTTGCAATGTTTAA
- the LOC100810891 gene encoding O-methyltransferase 1, chloroplastic isoform X1, producing the protein MGCVEAFPVTYYINMHPSLICTSKRKLCVSTAKLNGDNDPLLLAATASASLRHQETLRPEPLFLDPYAGCFVPHNSPKDVIQDLHPYCLATKFIDDKLLHTVSLIDGLKQLILLTDGMDTRPYRLQLPSSILIFDISPESVFRIAAEKLKASGVGAKMPKGCIFYHIPLESSDIEQAMQFKGYNGSRPSIWALQGFPVMTLANFEEVLSMISSLAMKGSLFVGELPACVAETDIEIKSNTRQWVDKLFMSKGFRVEIINYKGFAERSGKDFVSGHYNNILFVAEQLLHSDDQMESWRREFQRIENEGDEEGFEEL; encoded by the exons ATGGGTTGTGTAGAAGCTTTCCCCGTaacttattatattaatatgcaTCCCTCACTCATATGCACCTCTAAGAGGAAACTGTGTGTTTCTACTGCGAAACTCAACGGCGACAATGACCCATTGCTCCTTGCTGCCACTGCCTCTGCTTCTCTTCGTCACCAGGAAACTCTTCGACCAG AGCCTCTGTTTCTAGATCCATATGCTGGTTGTTTTGTCCCTCATAATAGTCCCAAGGATGTGATTCAGGACTTGCATCCCTATTGTCTTGCAACCAAGTTCATTGATGATAAGCTGCTTCATACAGTGAGCCTTATTGACGGACTAAAGCAG CTAATTTTGTTGACTGATGGCATGGACACACGGCCATACAGACTTCAGTTGCCCTCTTCGATCCTAATATTTGACATATCCCCAGAAAGTGTATTTAGAATTGCAGCTGAGAAACTTAAAG CTTCAGGTGTTGGGGCTAAGATGCCCAAAGGTTGCATATTCTACCATATTCCACTGGAATCATCTGACATAGAGCAGGCTATGCAATTTAAAGGCTATAATGGTAGTAGACCTAGTATATGGGCCTTACAG GGATTTCCAGTGATGACACTGGCAAATTTTGAAGAGGTTTTGTCAATGATAAGCAGTTTGGCCATGAAAGGATCTCTTTTTGTGGGAGAACTTCCTGCCTGCGTAGCTGAGACAGACATAGAAATTAAG TCCAATACAAGGCAATGGGTGGATAAACTATTCATGAGCAAGGGTTTTCGGGTGGAAATTATCAACTACAAAGGGTTTGCAGAGAGAAGTGGTAAAGATTTTGTATCAGGACACTACAATAATATACTATTTGTTGCAGAACAGCTGCTACATTCTGATGATCAG ATGGAGTCATGGAGACGAGAATTTCAAAGGATAGAAAATGAAGGAGATGAAGAAGGTTTTGAAGAGTTATAG
- the LOC100811431 gene encoding U3 small nucleolar RNA-associated protein 14 isoform X2, giving the protein MTEKKRKERDEGNRQRLKPKKKPNTQWKKRGPRLPSSLQKQLHRLNPTTSFDSVDSDDDNDVYEYEEERAEEESKKNKRYDPASVDDDLAQDIEDENVQSDDESEDDDYTGTKRNENAPSDDSGEEDDDRHARMLQAITGMPSEAFEENKKKKKVMKDTVIPELYPESEYNPSRDVVDGDGRISIEDLLNPLREKSGYGKLRKRYQQIEKNAKIIHVPLSKAVQAKVERKAAYEISKKDVTKWQHIIQRNREAPTIFFDENVNLGFSTVGAIASEFEPRTEFEKKIAALVYDEEVMEAHKKDGSKLLEMNKVSIEDEKDRQNRIAKMRSLLFRHEMKAKHIKKIKSRTFHRLLKKDRLKAEASQMQMDPEAAKEYAMKQERQRAEERMTLKHKNHNPWAARIIQRGLHNQDEGTRAAIHEQLQRHAELTRKMKSMKGSSSSSEDSSDEDEDDNSAGSDQDRDYKILGKAKEKTVKVLEEEDEVPKSGLLSLPFMRRGLEKRKEAAVEEANLAFHEYEDSLKKLENTGGSEDLKAASTSGRRVFGMAKAQMSDTSNKVKSDNCYDGSDSEDDLGISKSGNIENEGSDLLHTDVNKDLVVIQDDTDTHRESVFKNIDEIIKNPGPKTTYDVSIFVSDTWKKAKNKNEDMTIKKSPKLTELDMQAIKVTEKEFGEDSDTDCEGQMVDGILSSVSKVPYELPSQEELIRQAFAGDDVDDDFEKDKQEILNEENPEPEKPLLLPGWGQWTHVQQKKGLPSWMLKKHEDAQKKRAEALKKRKDAQLKNVIISEKIDKKAEKLHTKSLPYPFTSQEVFEQSMRVPIGPEFNPATAIGPLNRPEVVKRPGVIIKPIEFEEVNPHEKTEQRSGGDKRKFKKNKVNADNPMKKGKVGRKS; this is encoded by the exons ATGACAGAGAAGAAGCGGAAGGAGAGGGACGAAGGCAACCGCCAAAGACTGAAGCCGAAGAAGAAGCCAAACACTCAATGGAAGAAGAGAGGCCCTCGTTTGCCCTCATCTCTTCAGAAACAGCTCCACCGTTTAAACCCCACCACTTCCTTCGACAGCGTCGATTCCGATGACGACAATGACGTTTACGAGTACGAGGAAGAACGGGCTGAGGAGGAGTCCAAGAAAAACAAGCGTTACGACCCTGCATCCGTCGACGATGACCTTGCTCAAGATATtgag GATGAGAATGTGCAATCTGATGATGAAAGTGAGGATGATGATTACACCGGGACAAAGAGGAATGAAAATGCTCCAAGTGACGATTCTGGAGAGGAAGACGATGATAGGCATGCAAGGATGCTACAAGCAATTACTGGCATGCCGAGTGAGGCTTTTGAAG agaataagaagaaaaagaaggtgaTGAAGGACACTGTTATACCAGAGCTATATCCAGAGTCTGAATATAATCCTAGTCGTGATGTTGTGGATGGTGACGGACGCATTAGCATAGAAGACCTACTGAATCCTCTTCGTGAAAAATCTGGTTATGGAAAACTTAGGAAGAGATATCAACAAATTGAGAAGAATGCTAAAATTATTCATGTGCCACTTTCAAAGGCAGTTCAAGCTAAGGTAGAGAGGAAGGCAGCATATGAAATATCAAAGAAAGATGTCACCAAGTGGCAGCATATTATTCAGAGAAATAGAGAGGCCCCAACTATTTTCTTTgatgaaaatgtaaatttagGGTTTTCAACTGTAGGAGCAATAGCTTCTGAATTTGAACCCAGAACTGAATTTGAGAAGAAAATTGCTGCACTAGTTTATGATGAGGAAGTTATGGAAGCTCATAAAAAGGATGGTTCTAAGCTTCTTGAAATGAACAAG GTCTCTATTGAAGATGAGAAGGATAGGCAAAATCGGATTGCTAAAATGCGGAGCCTTCTTTTTCGTCATGAAATGAAGGCAAAGCATATTAAAAAGATTAAGTCTAGAACATTTCATCGTTTGTTGAAGAAAGATAGATTAAAGGCAGAAGCTTCTCAGATGCAAATGGACCCTGAAGCTGCTAAAGAATATGCCATGAAACAAGAGCGTCAAAGGGCTGAG GAACGCATGACGCTGAAACACAAAAACCATAATCCGTGGGCTGCACGTATTATCCAGCGTGGTTTACATAACCAAGATGAAGGAACTCGTGCTGCCATACATGAACAACTTCAAAGGCATGCTGAATTGACTAGAAAAATGAAGTCTATGAAGGGTAGCAGCAGTAGCAGTGAAGATAGCAGTGATGAGGATGAGGATGACAACTCTGCTGGTTCTGATCAGGATAGGGATTACAAGATTTTGGGAAAAGCTAAAGAAAAAACAGTGAAAGTGTTGGAGGAAGAGGATGAAGTTCCCAAATCAGGATTGCTTTCTTTGCCTTTTATG AGGCGTGGattggagaaaagaaaagaggcaGCTGTTGAAGAAGCCAACCTTGCTTTCCACGAATATGAAGATTCCTTGAAGAAGTTGGAGAATACTGGTGGCTCAGAAGATCTGAAAGCTGCTTCTACCAGTGGCAGAAGAGTATTTGGAATGGCTAAAGCCCAGATGTCTGATACCAGTAATAAGGTAAAATCAGATAATTGCTATGATGGCAGTGATAGTGAGGATGACTTGGGGATCAGCAAAAGTGGCAATATAGAGAATGAGGGAAGCGACCTTTTGCATACGGATGTAAACAAGGATTTGGTTGTAATTCAAGATGACACTGATACTCACCGGGAATCAGTTTTTAAG AATATTGATGAGATTATTAAAAATCCTGGGCCAAAAACTACATATGATGTTTCCATATTTGTTTCAGATACATGGAAAAAg gcaaaaaacaaaaatgaagacATGACTATCAAGAAGTCTCCGAAGCTTACAGAACTAGATATGCAAGCTATAAAA GTTACTGAAAAGGAATTTGGAGAGGATAGTGATACAGATTGTGAAGGACAGATGGTGGATGGAATTCTGTCTTCTGTTTCTAAAGTACCTTATGAACTTCCTTCTCAAGAGGAGCTCATTCGGCAAGCTTTTGCTGGGGATGATGTAGATGATgattttgaaaaagataagcAGGAGATCCTCAACGAAGAAAATCCTGAGCCAGAGAAGCCTCTATTACTTCCTGGCTGGGGCCAGTGGACACATGTACAGCAAAAGAAAGGTTTACCATCTTGGATGCTGAAAAAACATGAAGATGCCCAGAAAAAAAGGGCAGAAGCCCTCAAAAAAAGGAAGGATGCTCAGCtaaaaaatgtgattatatCTGAGAAGATAGACAAGAAG GCTGAGAAACTACATACTAAATCATTGCCATACCCTTTTACTTCCCAAGAGGTCTTTGAACAGAGCATGCGTGTGCCCATCGGACCTGAATTTAATCCAGCAACTGCAATTGGTCCTCTTAACCGGCCGGAA GTGGTGAAGAGACCAGGTGTTATTATAAAACCAATAGAGTTCGAAGAAGTGAATCCTCATGAAAAAACAGAGCAACGGAGTGGAGGAGATAAGCGtaagtttaagaaaaataaagtcaaTGCTGACAATCCCATGAAAAAGGGGAAGGTGGGACGAAAAAGTTAA
- the LOC100306430 gene encoding Indole-3-acetic acid-induced protein ARG2-like — MTPSFTNVKIFSSLVLDGFFNALTRRGYAVASQSATKEGVGFMSGKMAPKSGEDNKGVSTYKVSWVPDPVTGYYKPENINEIDPAELRAMLLGKKIDN, encoded by the exons ATGACTCCTTCTTTCACTAACGTCAAAATCTTCTCTTCTCTCGTCCTAGACGGATTCTTCAACGCTCTCACCAG ACGCGGGTACGCGGTGGCATCACAAAGCGCAACAAAGGAAGGAGTGGGCTTTATGAGCGGCAAGATGGCACCAAAGTCAGGGGAAGACAACAAAGGGGTGTCTACGTACAAGGTTTCGTGGGTGCCAGATCCTGTCACTGGTTACTACAAACCCGAGAACATCAACGAGATTGACCCTGCAGAATTGCGCGCGATGCTTCTCGGCAAAAAAATCGACAACTAA
- the LOC100811431 gene encoding U3 small nucleolar RNA-associated protein 14 isoform X1 has protein sequence MTEKKRKERDEGNRQRLKPKKKPNTQWKKRGPRLPSSLQKQLHRLNPTTSFDSVDSDDDNDVYEYEEERAEEESKKNKRYDPASVDDDLAQDIEDENVQSDDESEDDDYTGTKRNENAPSDDSGEEDDDRHARMLQAITGMPSEAFEENKKKKKVMKDTVIPELYPESEYNPSRDVVDGDGRISIEDLLNPLREKSGYGKLRKRYQQIEKNAKIIHVPLSKAVQAKVERKAAYEISKKDVTKWQHIIQRNREAPTIFFDENVNLGFSTVGAIASEFEPRTEFEKKIAALVYDEEVMEAHKKDGSKLLEMNKVSIEDEKDRQNRIAKMRSLLFRHEMKAKHIKKIKSRTFHRLLKKDRLKAEASQMQMDPEAAKEYAMKQERQRAEERMTLKHKNHNPWAARIIQRGLHNQDEGTRAAIHEQLQRHAELTRKMKSMKGSSSSSEDSSDEDEDDNSAGSDQDRDYKILGKAKEKTVKVLEEEDEVPKSGLLSLPFMRRGLEKRKEAAVEEANLAFHEYEDSLKKLENTGGSEDLKAASTSGRRVFGMAKAQMSDTSNKVKSDNCYDGSDSEDDLGISKSGNIENEGSDLLHTDVNKDLVVIQDDTDTHRESVFKNIDEIIKNPGPKTTYDVSIFVSDTWKKQAKNKNEDMTIKKSPKLTELDMQAIKVTEKEFGEDSDTDCEGQMVDGILSSVSKVPYELPSQEELIRQAFAGDDVDDDFEKDKQEILNEENPEPEKPLLLPGWGQWTHVQQKKGLPSWMLKKHEDAQKKRAEALKKRKDAQLKNVIISEKIDKKAEKLHTKSLPYPFTSQEVFEQSMRVPIGPEFNPATAIGPLNRPEVVKRPGVIIKPIEFEEVNPHEKTEQRSGGDKRKFKKNKVNADNPMKKGKVGRKS, from the exons ATGACAGAGAAGAAGCGGAAGGAGAGGGACGAAGGCAACCGCCAAAGACTGAAGCCGAAGAAGAAGCCAAACACTCAATGGAAGAAGAGAGGCCCTCGTTTGCCCTCATCTCTTCAGAAACAGCTCCACCGTTTAAACCCCACCACTTCCTTCGACAGCGTCGATTCCGATGACGACAATGACGTTTACGAGTACGAGGAAGAACGGGCTGAGGAGGAGTCCAAGAAAAACAAGCGTTACGACCCTGCATCCGTCGACGATGACCTTGCTCAAGATATtgag GATGAGAATGTGCAATCTGATGATGAAAGTGAGGATGATGATTACACCGGGACAAAGAGGAATGAAAATGCTCCAAGTGACGATTCTGGAGAGGAAGACGATGATAGGCATGCAAGGATGCTACAAGCAATTACTGGCATGCCGAGTGAGGCTTTTGAAG agaataagaagaaaaagaaggtgaTGAAGGACACTGTTATACCAGAGCTATATCCAGAGTCTGAATATAATCCTAGTCGTGATGTTGTGGATGGTGACGGACGCATTAGCATAGAAGACCTACTGAATCCTCTTCGTGAAAAATCTGGTTATGGAAAACTTAGGAAGAGATATCAACAAATTGAGAAGAATGCTAAAATTATTCATGTGCCACTTTCAAAGGCAGTTCAAGCTAAGGTAGAGAGGAAGGCAGCATATGAAATATCAAAGAAAGATGTCACCAAGTGGCAGCATATTATTCAGAGAAATAGAGAGGCCCCAACTATTTTCTTTgatgaaaatgtaaatttagGGTTTTCAACTGTAGGAGCAATAGCTTCTGAATTTGAACCCAGAACTGAATTTGAGAAGAAAATTGCTGCACTAGTTTATGATGAGGAAGTTATGGAAGCTCATAAAAAGGATGGTTCTAAGCTTCTTGAAATGAACAAG GTCTCTATTGAAGATGAGAAGGATAGGCAAAATCGGATTGCTAAAATGCGGAGCCTTCTTTTTCGTCATGAAATGAAGGCAAAGCATATTAAAAAGATTAAGTCTAGAACATTTCATCGTTTGTTGAAGAAAGATAGATTAAAGGCAGAAGCTTCTCAGATGCAAATGGACCCTGAAGCTGCTAAAGAATATGCCATGAAACAAGAGCGTCAAAGGGCTGAG GAACGCATGACGCTGAAACACAAAAACCATAATCCGTGGGCTGCACGTATTATCCAGCGTGGTTTACATAACCAAGATGAAGGAACTCGTGCTGCCATACATGAACAACTTCAAAGGCATGCTGAATTGACTAGAAAAATGAAGTCTATGAAGGGTAGCAGCAGTAGCAGTGAAGATAGCAGTGATGAGGATGAGGATGACAACTCTGCTGGTTCTGATCAGGATAGGGATTACAAGATTTTGGGAAAAGCTAAAGAAAAAACAGTGAAAGTGTTGGAGGAAGAGGATGAAGTTCCCAAATCAGGATTGCTTTCTTTGCCTTTTATG AGGCGTGGattggagaaaagaaaagaggcaGCTGTTGAAGAAGCCAACCTTGCTTTCCACGAATATGAAGATTCCTTGAAGAAGTTGGAGAATACTGGTGGCTCAGAAGATCTGAAAGCTGCTTCTACCAGTGGCAGAAGAGTATTTGGAATGGCTAAAGCCCAGATGTCTGATACCAGTAATAAGGTAAAATCAGATAATTGCTATGATGGCAGTGATAGTGAGGATGACTTGGGGATCAGCAAAAGTGGCAATATAGAGAATGAGGGAAGCGACCTTTTGCATACGGATGTAAACAAGGATTTGGTTGTAATTCAAGATGACACTGATACTCACCGGGAATCAGTTTTTAAG AATATTGATGAGATTATTAAAAATCCTGGGCCAAAAACTACATATGATGTTTCCATATTTGTTTCAGATACATGGAAAAAg CaggcaaaaaacaaaaatgaagacATGACTATCAAGAAGTCTCCGAAGCTTACAGAACTAGATATGCAAGCTATAAAA GTTACTGAAAAGGAATTTGGAGAGGATAGTGATACAGATTGTGAAGGACAGATGGTGGATGGAATTCTGTCTTCTGTTTCTAAAGTACCTTATGAACTTCCTTCTCAAGAGGAGCTCATTCGGCAAGCTTTTGCTGGGGATGATGTAGATGATgattttgaaaaagataagcAGGAGATCCTCAACGAAGAAAATCCTGAGCCAGAGAAGCCTCTATTACTTCCTGGCTGGGGCCAGTGGACACATGTACAGCAAAAGAAAGGTTTACCATCTTGGATGCTGAAAAAACATGAAGATGCCCAGAAAAAAAGGGCAGAAGCCCTCAAAAAAAGGAAGGATGCTCAGCtaaaaaatgtgattatatCTGAGAAGATAGACAAGAAG GCTGAGAAACTACATACTAAATCATTGCCATACCCTTTTACTTCCCAAGAGGTCTTTGAACAGAGCATGCGTGTGCCCATCGGACCTGAATTTAATCCAGCAACTGCAATTGGTCCTCTTAACCGGCCGGAA GTGGTGAAGAGACCAGGTGTTATTATAAAACCAATAGAGTTCGAAGAAGTGAATCCTCATGAAAAAACAGAGCAACGGAGTGGAGGAGATAAGCGtaagtttaagaaaaataaagtcaaTGCTGACAATCCCATGAAAAAGGGGAAGGTGGGACGAAAAAGTTAA
- the LOC100810891 gene encoding O-methyltransferase 1, chloroplastic isoform X2 — protein sequence MGCVEAFPVTYYINMHPSLICTSKRKLCVSTAKLNGDNDPLLLAATASASLRHQETLRPEPLFLDPYAGCFVPHNSPKDVIQDLHPYCLATKFIDDKLLHTVSLIDGLKQLILLTDGMDTRPYRLQLPSSILIFDISPESVFRIAAEKLKGVGAKMPKGCIFYHIPLESSDIEQAMQFKGYNGSRPSIWALQGFPVMTLANFEEVLSMISSLAMKGSLFVGELPACVAETDIEIKSNTRQWVDKLFMSKGFRVEIINYKGFAERSGKDFVSGHYNNILFVAEQLLHSDDQMESWRREFQRIENEGDEEGFEEL from the exons ATGGGTTGTGTAGAAGCTTTCCCCGTaacttattatattaatatgcaTCCCTCACTCATATGCACCTCTAAGAGGAAACTGTGTGTTTCTACTGCGAAACTCAACGGCGACAATGACCCATTGCTCCTTGCTGCCACTGCCTCTGCTTCTCTTCGTCACCAGGAAACTCTTCGACCAG AGCCTCTGTTTCTAGATCCATATGCTGGTTGTTTTGTCCCTCATAATAGTCCCAAGGATGTGATTCAGGACTTGCATCCCTATTGTCTTGCAACCAAGTTCATTGATGATAAGCTGCTTCATACAGTGAGCCTTATTGACGGACTAAAGCAG CTAATTTTGTTGACTGATGGCATGGACACACGGCCATACAGACTTCAGTTGCCCTCTTCGATCCTAATATTTGACATATCCCCAGAAAGTGTATTTAGAATTGCAGCTGAGAAACTTAAAG GTGTTGGGGCTAAGATGCCCAAAGGTTGCATATTCTACCATATTCCACTGGAATCATCTGACATAGAGCAGGCTATGCAATTTAAAGGCTATAATGGTAGTAGACCTAGTATATGGGCCTTACAG GGATTTCCAGTGATGACACTGGCAAATTTTGAAGAGGTTTTGTCAATGATAAGCAGTTTGGCCATGAAAGGATCTCTTTTTGTGGGAGAACTTCCTGCCTGCGTAGCTGAGACAGACATAGAAATTAAG TCCAATACAAGGCAATGGGTGGATAAACTATTCATGAGCAAGGGTTTTCGGGTGGAAATTATCAACTACAAAGGGTTTGCAGAGAGAAGTGGTAAAGATTTTGTATCAGGACACTACAATAATATACTATTTGTTGCAGAACAGCTGCTACATTCTGATGATCAG ATGGAGTCATGGAGACGAGAATTTCAAAGGATAGAAAATGAAGGAGATGAAGAAGGTTTTGAAGAGTTATAG
- the LOC100306301 gene encoding 60S ribosomal protein L18, whose amino-acid sequence MGIDLKAGGKSKKTKRTAPKSDDIYLKLLVKLYRFLVRRTGSNFNAVVLKRLFMSKVNKPPLSLSRLIRYTKGKEDKIAVVVGAVTDDIRVYEVPALKVTALRFTETARARIEKAGGECLTFDQLALRAPLGQNTVLLRGPKNAREAVKHFGPAPGVPHSHTKPYVRAKGRKFERARGRRNSRGFRV is encoded by the exons ATG GGAATCGATTTGAAGGCAGGAGGTAAGTCCAAGAAGACCAAGCGAACCGCCCCCAAATCCGATGATATCTACCTCAAGCTTCTCGTCAAG CTGTACCGTTTTCTTGTTCGGAGGACTGGGAGTAACTTCAATGCTGTTGTCCTCAAGCGCCTTTTCATGAGCAAGGTCAACAAGCCCCCGCTATCCCTCTCTAGATTGATCCGTTACACGAAGGGAAAG GAGGATAAGATAGCTGTGGTTGTTGGTGCCGTGACCGATGACATTAGGGTTTATGAAGTCCCTGCTCTGAAGGTAACTGCCTTGAGGTTCACTGAAACTGCCAGAGCTAGAATTGAGAAGGCTGGTGGGGAGTGCCTCACCTTTGATCAACTGGCTCTTAGAGCTCCACTTGGCCAAAACACG GTTCTTCTTAGAGGTCCCAAGAATGCGCGTGAGGCTGTCAAGCACTTTGGACCAGCTCCTGGTGTGCCCCATAGCCACACCAAGCCCTATGTCCGTGCAAAGGGAAGGAAATTTGAGCGGGCCAGAGGAAGAAGGAATAGCAGAGGCTTTAGAGTTTGA